The genomic segment GGAAAACCGATTGCCGCGAGATCAAAACCTTTCGCGGCCATTCGCACGGCGTCTGGGCCGTCGCTTTCTCGCCCGACGGATTGACGCTCGCCAGCGGCGGCGCCGAACGCCTCGTCCGCATGTGGGACATCGAAACCGGCCGGCTCCTGCGCTCGCTCCGCGGCCATACCAATGACATCCGCGCCATCGTCTATACCCCGGACGGCCAAACCATCGCGACCGCGAGCGAAGACCGGACCATCCGCTTGTGGAATCCCAAAACCGGCGAACCGACGAAATTGCTCTTTACCCGCTACGACCACAACGTATGCAGCCTCTCCCTGTCGCCCGACGGCCTCATGCTCGCGCGCGGCAGCCACAACAAAGACATCAAAATCTGGGAAGTCACCACCGGCACCGAACTGATGACCCTGCTGGGCAAAGACCAGTACGACCACCATTGGTCCGTATGCGTCGCCTTCTCGCCGGACGGCATCCACCTGGCCAGCGGCACCGACATCGGAAAGATCAAAGTGTGGGAAGTGCTGCCCAGCGGGGAAGAGAAAGTCCTGCACGACGGCCATTGGCAGCGCGACAACGAAGATTCCACGGAAACGCGCGGCTACTTCATCGAAGACGACGGCGGATTCCAAAAACCGATGGATTACTGGATCGGCGCCATGATCTATACCCCGGACGGGAAGACCCTCATCACCGGGAGCCGCGACAAAACCATCAAGTTCTTCGAGATGCCGAAAGTCGTCGAGACCAAATGCCTGACCGGGCACACCGGCTGGGTGAGATCTTTAGCTGTCTCGCCGGACGGGAAAGTCCTGGTCAGCGCCAGTGACGACAACACCATCAAGTTCTGGGATATCGCCGCTGGCCGCCACTTCAAAACCGTGAAGGGCCACACCGGCGGCGTCCGGCAAGTTGTCTTTTCACCAGACGGGAAACGCCTCGCCACCGCCTCCTGGGATCGCACCATCAAGCTGTGGGAAGGCGGAGCGGAACCGGCAGAGTAAGCAACCTCACGCGCGTCCTGTGCCGCACCGGGCACAGGGCGCGCCGACTCCCCTCGCACCCCTCGGCATTACCCCCGGTCGCAAAAAATATCCACCAAGAAAGCAGGGAGCACCGCCTAGCCCTCGTCCTCCTCGCCTTCACTATGGGCGGAGGGGATGCCGTAGCGTTTGCACTTCTCCCAGAGCGCTTTGCGGGAGAGACCGAGGATTTTCGACGCGGTCGTCCTGCTGCCTTCCACCCGCTCCAGCACGGAGAGGATGTACTCTTTCTCAAACCCCTCCCGCGCAGTCGAAAGGGCCGTCAACGGCACGTCTTTCTTCTTCCCACCGCCACTGAGCCCTTCGTGGCAGAACCCGCAGGACTCTTGCGGCTCGCCGCCCAAGTACGGACAGGTTTGAAACCCGCACAGATCGGCCGGTTGAATCGGCTCCCGGTCGCGCCCCAGTGCCACCGCCCGCTCGACCATGTTTTCCAGCTCTCGGACATTCCCCGGATAGGAATAGCGCAACAGCAGCTCCCGCGCCGGCTGGGAAAAGCCCCGCAGTTTCTTGTTCATCTTTTCCGAACAGGTCTGCAGCACATGATCGGCGATTACCGCGATATCTTCCTGCCGCTCACGCAACGGGGGCACCACCACTTGGACGACGTTCAGGCGGTAGAAGAGATCGTCACGGAAGCGGCCCGCCGCGACTTCCTTCCGCAAGTCTTTCTGTGTCGCGCACACGAGCCGCACATCCACATCGATGGTTTGATTGCTGCCGACCCGCTCGAACTTCCGCTCTTGGAGCACTCTCAGGAGCTTGACCTGCACAATGGGGGAGATCTCCCCGATTTCATCGAGGAACAGCGTCCCGCGATTGGCCATTTCGAACCGTCCGCGCCGCTGGCGCAACGCGCCCGTGAAGGCGCCCTTTTCATGGCCGAACAGTTCCGCCTCCAACAGGGTTTCCGGCAGCGCGGCACAGCTCACTTTGATCAGCGGATAGTCGCGGCGCGGGCTGTTCTGATGCACGGCGTTGGCGGCCAGCTCTTTTCCCGTGCCGCTCTCGCCGAGGATCAGCACCGTAGAATCCGTCGCGGCGACCATCTTGATCTTCTCCAGCACCGCGCGCATTTTCGTATTCGCGCCGAGAATCCCGCCGAAACTGAATTTATTCTCCAGGGTGGCCTTGAGATCCTGGTTCTCTTTGCGCAGCGCCACCACCGTCCCCACCCGCTCCACGATCAACAGCAGCTCGTCCATATTGAAGGGCTTGGTAATGTAATCGAACGCCCCCAGCTTCATGGCGCCCACGGCCGTTTCGACGGACCCGTGCGCGGTAATCATCACCACTTCCGTCTGCGCGCTGGCCTCCTTCGCGGCCTTGAGCACCGCCAGCCCGTCGGCGCCGGGGAGCCGGAGGTCCGTGATCACAAGATCGAACCCGCGCTGCCGCACCTGCTCGATCCCCTCGGTGCCGGTCGCCGCCGCGCTCACCTCATGCCCCACCGCTTCAAGGGCGTCCACGATGGACAGGCGCATCAAGGGTTCGTCATCGACGATCAGAATGGTCATCGGCATCATGATACCCGCTCCATCGGCTCCCGTTCGCGCGACACCGGCAGGCAGAGGGTAAAGACCGTGCCCTTCCCGACCTCGCTCTCCACCAGAATCTTACCGCCATGCCGTTCCACAATGCCAAGACTGACCGAAAGGCCCAGTCCCGTCCCCTCGCCCTGGCCCTTCGTCGTAAAGAACGGATCGAAAATTTTCGGCAGCACCGAGGCCGGAATCCCGGACCCCGTATCGCGGATCTCCACCATGCAAATTCCCTCTTCCACCCAGGTCCTGATCGAGAGCACGCCGCCCTCCTTCATCGCCTGCACGGCATTCAAAATGAGATTCATCAGCACTTGCTCGATCATATGCCGGTCGATCATCACGCTCGGCAGGCCCGTTCCCAGCGCCGTTTCGAGCGTAATCCGGTTGGGGGCAAACAGATGGTTGGTCAGCACGAGCACCCGCTCGATCACGGCATTGATCTCGGCCAGCGCGAACTCCGGCTGATGCTGCTGCGAGAAATCGAGCAGCTGGCGGACGATTTTCTGAACACGCCGCAGCCCGTCTTCCATCGACGCGAGATACTCCTCGCGCCGGGCCGGGGGAATCGTCCCCTTCCCGAGGTTGTACAGGCAGTTCAGGATGCCCCCGAGCGGGTTGTTGATTTCGTGCGCCACGCCGGCCGCCAGCTTGCCCACCGACGCCAGCTTCTCCGAATTCCTGATCTGCTGCTCCAGCTTCTTCGTCTCCGTCATATCCCGCGCAATGCCGAGCACGCCCAGGATCTCGCCATCCACCCCATGCAGCGGAGAGACGCTCACCATCACCGACCGGGCCTCTCCCGTGCGGGTGACGACCTCCACTTCATAGACCTGTTTCGCGCCGATATCGAGCGTGCTCTTGAGGCGGCGACCCCGATGGCGCTTCGACAAGAGCGACAGATAGGGCCGGCCGAGCAAATCCTCTTTCCGGTACCCCCAGGCCTCGATCTTGCTGTTGACGTACGTGAAGCGCTGCTCGTTGTCCAGGGTATAGATGACATCGTTGGCGTTTTCGAGCAGATTTTCCAGGTACTGTTTGGTCTCTTCGATTTCCTTCGTGCGCTCCCGCACTTTCACTTCCAGTTCTTCGCGGTACGACTGGAGCTGCCGCTCCATCCGCTTGCGGTCGGTGATGTCGCGCAGCTGCACCATGGCCAGCGGCGCCTCGTCGGATCCGACGCGAATCAAATCCATCTCGACCGGCATCTCGACGCCGGCCGCATTGCGGACGGCGATTTCATGCGTGGGCACCTGCCGTTGCCCGCCCGCCAATTCCAACAGCAGCGCGCGGACGCCTTCATGGAACGCGGGCAGCACCACCTCGAAAATGCTCCGCCCGACGACCGACGATTCGGAATAGCCGAGCGCCTGCTCCTCCCGCTTGTTCACGGCCACCACAGTACCCTGTTGATTCACCATAAAGACCGAATCGGCCACCAGGTCGAAGAGGGCCTTATAGCGCGCCTGGGAGGCCACCAGTTGTTCGGTCCGCTCGGACACCGCCACTTCCAGCTTGTTGGTGTACTGTTGCAGCTGCCGCTCCAGTTGATGCCGCTCGGTGACATCGCGGACAAAGGCGCGCGTATGCACGACCCCGCCGCTTTCCTGATCGAACAGCGCCGTGGCATGGATCTCCACATCGATGGAGCGTCCGTCCTTGGCGAGAAACACCGTTTCAATCGTGTTGCGCCCCTTCGACATCAGGCGCTCAAGATAACTGAGCACCTGCCCGCCCTGGTTCTCCGGCACCAGTTCCCACAGCCGCATCGCCAGCATCTCGTCGAGCGTATAGCCCAGCTTCTCCAGGCCTGTCTGATTCATATGGACGAAGCGGCCCGTCCGATCCAGCTGATAAATCATTTCCGGCGAGTGCTCGATCAGGTCGCGATACTTTTCCTCCAGCCGGCGCACGTCCCCCATGCGGGCTTCGATCTGCGCGAAGGACAGTTGGAGATTCCCCGCCATGCGGTTGAACGCGTCCGCCAAATCCTCAATCTCGTCCCCGGTCTTGATCTGCAATTGCTGATCAAGCCGGCCGCTGCCGATTTCCTGCACCCCGTCGTGCAAGGCCTTGATCGGACGGGCGATCCGCCTGGCGACGATCAGCCCCGTTCCCCACAACACCGCAAACACCAAGACGCCATAGAGCAGAGTCTTGCCGACCAGGCGGCCCAGCGGCGCGTAGGTCTCCTCCGGGTCCTGCCGCACGACCGTCACCCACTGTGTGCCGCCCATGCTGCCCGGCGCGAGCGCCTCGCTGAACCGCACGGGGGAAAATCCGATCAGCGCGTCCCGGCTGCCATGGGAGTCGTCCTGCGTCAGCGCCCAGCCCGGCTTGTCCTGAGTGATCGTCCGGATCAGGTCCGGATTCACCGTATGCTCTTCCGGAGAAAGGATCGGGCAGATGAGCGGCGCCCCGTCGGTGCTGAAGAGCATGGCATGGCCGGTCGCTCCGATGGCCACTTCGGAAATGGAGTGAAACAAGGTGTCCCGGCGAAGCAAAATCGTCACGGCACCGATGACCCCGCG from the Nitrospira sp. genome contains:
- a CDS encoding sigma-54 dependent transcriptional regulator, which codes for MMPMTILIVDDEPLMRLSIVDALEAVGHEVSAAATGTEGIEQVRQRGFDLVITDLRLPGADGLAVLKAAKEASAQTEVVMITAHGSVETAVGAMKLGAFDYITKPFNMDELLLIVERVGTVVALRKENQDLKATLENKFSFGGILGANTKMRAVLEKIKMVAATDSTVLILGESGTGKELAANAVHQNSPRRDYPLIKVSCAALPETLLEAELFGHEKGAFTGALRQRRGRFEMANRGTLFLDEIGEISPIVQVKLLRVLQERKFERVGSNQTIDVDVRLVCATQKDLRKEVAAGRFRDDLFYRLNVVQVVVPPLRERQEDIAVIADHVLQTCSEKMNKKLRGFSQPARELLLRYSYPGNVRELENMVERAVALGRDREPIQPADLCGFQTCPYLGGEPQESCGFCHEGLSGGGKKKDVPLTALSTAREGFEKEYILSVLERVEGSRTTASKILGLSRKALWEKCKRYGIPSAHSEGEEDEG
- a CDS encoding WD40 repeat domain-containing protein, whose protein sequence is MPEHTMTPPMPNAAQGTQPTTAPTAPIDFLEYWKTDCREIKTFRGHSHGVWAVAFSPDGLTLASGGAERLVRMWDIETGRLLRSLRGHTNDIRAIVYTPDGQTIATASEDRTIRLWNPKTGEPTKLLFTRYDHNVCSLSLSPDGLMLARGSHNKDIKIWEVTTGTELMTLLGKDQYDHHWSVCVAFSPDGIHLASGTDIGKIKVWEVLPSGEEKVLHDGHWQRDNEDSTETRGYFIEDDGGFQKPMDYWIGAMIYTPDGKTLITGSRDKTIKFFEMPKVVETKCLTGHTGWVRSLAVSPDGKVLVSASDDNTIKFWDIAAGRHFKTVKGHTGGVRQVVFSPDGKRLATASWDRTIKLWEGGAEPAE
- a CDS encoding PAS domain S-box protein; amino-acid sequence: MAFWSRSHSLQHKIITAIVMVGLLPLGLSLFLSYLEERRALRETIGGSFKEVAVEASRRIEMHVTRGINEAQQLATTPFLRTAVTESNRTYEGKDDRAVEEIIKDWQQRWRQRDKRSEFPLFINRIVTNYLIRWHDIRKSDYVGILVTDARGALVVSSIPQVEYYYGKTPWWAAVVKSQVPNPYVSDIAFDPAFGTHVVVVAVPILEDGKRGVIGAVTILLRRDTLFHSISEVAIGATGHAMLFSTDGAPLICPILSPEEHTVNPDLIRTITQDKPGWALTQDDSHGSRDALIGFSPVRFSEALAPGSMGGTQWVTVVRQDPEETYAPLGRLVGKTLLYGVLVFAVLWGTGLIVARRIARPIKALHDGVQEIGSGRLDQQLQIKTGDEIEDLADAFNRMAGNLQLSFAQIEARMGDVRRLEEKYRDLIEHSPEMIYQLDRTGRFVHMNQTGLEKLGYTLDEMLAMRLWELVPENQGGQVLSYLERLMSKGRNTIETVFLAKDGRSIDVEIHATALFDQESGGVVHTRAFVRDVTERHQLERQLQQYTNKLEVAVSERTEQLVASQARYKALFDLVADSVFMVNQQGTVVAVNKREEQALGYSESSVVGRSIFEVVLPAFHEGVRALLLELAGGQRQVPTHEIAVRNAAGVEMPVEMDLIRVGSDEAPLAMVQLRDITDRKRMERQLQSYREELEVKVRERTKEIEETKQYLENLLENANDVIYTLDNEQRFTYVNSKIEAWGYRKEDLLGRPYLSLLSKRHRGRRLKSTLDIGAKQVYEVEVVTRTGEARSVMVSVSPLHGVDGEILGVLGIARDMTETKKLEQQIRNSEKLASVGKLAAGVAHEINNPLGGILNCLYNLGKGTIPPARREEYLASMEDGLRRVQKIVRQLLDFSQQHQPEFALAEINAVIERVLVLTNHLFAPNRITLETALGTGLPSVMIDRHMIEQVLMNLILNAVQAMKEGGVLSIRTWVEEGICMVEIRDTGSGIPASVLPKIFDPFFTTKGQGEGTGLGLSVSLGIVERHGGKILVESEVGKGTVFTLCLPVSREREPMERVS